AGGTAGTCGCTCTTATGGTGAACGATGCCACAAAATCATTTGAAGAAACAATTAAACGAGGGGCTAAAGCATACTTTGAACCTTCAATTAGTTCAGATAGTAGTGGTAAAGTAATTACCTCAGGTATTCATACTTATGGGGAAACCGTTCATGTTTTTGTTGAAAGAAAAGATTATAAAGGGGTGTTTTTACCCGGATATATACCTTGGAACCCAGTTTATAAACCAACATCATTAGGATTAAAATACATTGATCATATGGTAGGTAATGTTGGTTGGGGACAAATGAACGTCTGGGTGGGGTTTTATTCGAAGGTTATGGGGTTTAATCAAATTGTTTCATTTGATGATAACGATATATCTACCGATTATACTGCTTTAATGAGCAAGGTTATGAGTAATGGAAATGAAAAAGTAAAGTTTCCAATTAATGAGCCTGCAAATGGAATAAAACGTTCACAAATAGAAGAATATTTAGATTTCTATGAAGGAGAAGGAATACAGCATTTGGCCATGGCAACGGATGATATAGTTTTGACAGTTAGGGGGTTAAAGTCGAGAGGGGTAGAGTTTCTAAAAGTACCAATAGAATATTATGAAACAGTAATTGAGAGAGTAGCTGAAATAGATGAGGAAATGGAATCTTTAAAAGAATTAGGAATATTAGTAGATAGGGATGAAGATGGTTATTTACTGCAAATATTTACCAAACCCATAGGACCTCGACCAACAATGTTTATTGAAATCATACAACGAAAAGGTGCGAGATCTTTTGGTAAAGGAAACTTCAAAGCGCTGTTCGAAGCAATCGAATTAGAACAAAAGAAAAGAGGAACATTATAGTTGAAATGGTTCCATTGTATTAAGTCATAATTATTAAAGAACTAGATTATAAAAAACTGGATTAACATATCGTCAGAATCAGATTTTTCTATTCATAATTTGCCTTATGGGGTGTTCTCATATTCATCAGGAAACAAGAGGATAGGAATAGCAATAGGAGATTTTATTATTGATCTTAAAAAGGCAGAGAAGAAAGGAATATTTGGTGCGATAGATTTGAAGGATACATTATCACAAATAGTACTTAATCCATTTATCGGACTTGGAAAAAAAGTCACGAATAGAGTTAGAGAAATTATTCAAAGTGAGTTGTGCACGCACGGAATATTGTATGATAATAAAGATGAATTGTTGGTGGATAGACAAAGTTCTAGAATGCATCTTCCAGTAAAAATCGGTGATTATACAGACTTTTATTCCAGTAAAGAACATGCAACTAATGTGGGTAAATTATTTAGAGATAATAATAATCCATTACTGCCCAATTGGAAACATATGCCTATTGCTTATCATGGTAGGGCATCTTCGATAGTAGTTTCGGGTACTAATATTAAGCGACCAATAGGTCAAATTTTACCTATTGGAAGTGATTCACCTATATTGGCTACAACAAATGCTCTGGATTTTGAATTAGAATTAGCATTTATTATTGGAAAGGAGACCGAGCAAGGAGAGCAAATTTATATTGACTCAACAGAAGAGTATATTTTTGGTATGGTGCTCTTTAATGACTGGTCGGCTAGGGATATACAAAGCTGGGAATACAAACCATTAGGACCGTTTCTAGGAAAAAACTTTGCCTCTTCTATTTCGCCTTGGGTTGTAACATTGGAAGCGTTGAATCCTTTTAGTACCAAGTCAATTTCTGATGAGAAAGAATTGCTTCCATATTTAGAATGTGATGGTGATTATCATTTAGATATTAACCTAAAGGTTTATATGCAGCCTGATAATCAAAAGGAGAGTTTAATTACAACGACCAATTACAAAACATTGTATTGGAATTATGCGCAACAACTCGCACATCACACTATTAATGGATGCAATATAAATGTAGGAGATATAATGGCCTCTGGAACAATAAGTGGTTCTAGAAAAGATAGCTTGGGCTCGCTATTAGAAATAACAGAAGGAGGTGCCAAGTCAATATCTCTTTCTTGTGGATTGGAAAGGAAGTACATCGAGGATGGCGATTCAATCATTATGAGAGGGTATTCTTTTAAAGATGATATTCGAGTTGGTTTTGGTGAAGTTCGTTCTAAAATAATTTCAAATAGTTAAATGGTAACGTCTAATGATATAGAAGACTTTGAAGTAGATAAGCTATATGGCTTAATAACGGGGTTTGTCGCGCCAAGGCCGATAGCCTTTGTTAGCAGTATAGATTTAAATGGGAATGTAAACCTAAGCCCATTTAGCTTTTTTAATGTCTTCAGCATCGACCCATTAATATTTGTTTTTTCAACTGTGCGTCGATTAAGAGATAACACTGTTAAGGATACATTCAAAAATGTGAAGATGCATCCAGAGGTAGTAATTAATCTTGTTAGTCACAAGATGGTAGAGCAAATGTCTCTAACTAGTAATGAATATGAGAGTGGGGTAAA
This region of Flavobacteriales bacterium genomic DNA includes:
- the hppD gene encoding 4-hydroxyphenylpyruvate dioxygenase — encoded protein: MKIDTQSNDFLPLAGTDYVELYVSNALQAAHYYQSAFGFQPLAYSGLSTGDSIRESYVVQQGKIILIFTSPLKSNTDIGRHIDIHGDGIKVVALMVNDATKSFEETIKRGAKAYFEPSISSDSSGKVITSGIHTYGETVHVFVERKDYKGVFLPGYIPWNPVYKPTSLGLKYIDHMVGNVGWGQMNVWVGFYSKVMGFNQIVSFDDNDISTDYTALMSKVMSNGNEKVKFPINEPANGIKRSQIEEYLDFYEGEGIQHLAMATDDIVLTVRGLKSRGVEFLKVPIEYYETVIERVAEIDEEMESLKELGILVDRDEDGYLLQIFTKPIGPRPTMFIEIIQRKGARSFGKGNFKALFEAIELEQKKRGTL
- the fahA gene encoding fumarylacetoacetase, whose product is MKNWINISSESDFSIHNLPYGVFSYSSGNKRIGIAIGDFIIDLKKAEKKGIFGAIDLKDTLSQIVLNPFIGLGKKVTNRVREIIQSELCTHGILYDNKDELLVDRQSSRMHLPVKIGDYTDFYSSKEHATNVGKLFRDNNNPLLPNWKHMPIAYHGRASSIVVSGTNIKRPIGQILPIGSDSPILATTNALDFELELAFIIGKETEQGEQIYIDSTEEYIFGMVLFNDWSARDIQSWEYKPLGPFLGKNFASSISPWVVTLEALNPFSTKSISDEKELLPYLECDGDYHLDINLKVYMQPDNQKESLITTTNYKTLYWNYAQQLAHHTINGCNINVGDIMASGTISGSRKDSLGSLLEITEGGAKSISLSCGLERKYIEDGDSIIMRGYSFKDDIRVGFGEVRSKIISNS